The following proteins are co-located in the Dyadobacter chenwenxiniae genome:
- a CDS encoding cytochrome d ubiquinol oxidase subunit II yields the protein MLYVVITFLWASILLYLLLGGADFGAGIIELFTSRKNKAVTRKTLYGAIGPIWEANHMWLIIAIVILFVGFPVIYSTMSIHLHIPLTIMLLGIIARGTAFTFRHYDAVVDDMQYLYNTIFAVSSFITPLFLGIIAGSAVSGHIDPQADSFLSAYIFSWLHWFSVSVGLFTVAICGFLASVYLIGETDNDQDRLRFAHKAQFFNIAAVMCGILVFITAYMEHIPLIDWVFGNWVGRIAIISATLSLVWMWSLLYQGKLALLRPLAGFQVTMILLTTTYKHFPNIVILKGGGYLSLLEHSGQEKTMEALALALLIGSVFILPALFYLIYSFQKKPLEHVAEH from the coding sequence ATGCTCTACGTCGTCATCACATTCCTCTGGGCTTCTATCCTGCTTTACCTCCTGCTGGGAGGAGCCGATTTTGGTGCGGGGATCATCGAGCTCTTCACGTCACGAAAGAATAAAGCGGTAACGCGCAAGACATTATACGGGGCGATCGGGCCAATCTGGGAGGCCAACCACATGTGGCTGATCATTGCCATCGTGATCTTGTTTGTGGGGTTCCCGGTGATTTATTCAACCATGTCCATCCACCTGCATATTCCGCTGACGATCATGCTCCTGGGTATAATAGCTCGTGGAACAGCGTTCACTTTCAGGCATTACGACGCCGTGGTGGATGACATGCAATATTTGTACAACACCATTTTTGCCGTTTCCAGCTTTATAACACCTTTGTTTTTGGGCATCATTGCCGGAAGTGCCGTTTCCGGACATATTGATCCGCAGGCCGATTCCTTTCTTTCGGCTTACATTTTCAGCTGGCTGCATTGGTTTTCGGTTTCCGTGGGATTGTTCACCGTTGCGATTTGCGGCTTCCTGGCCTCCGTCTATCTCATTGGAGAGACAGATAATGATCAGGACAGGCTCCGTTTTGCACATAAGGCGCAGTTCTTCAACATTGCAGCTGTGATGTGCGGCATCCTTGTTTTTATTACGGCATACATGGAACACATTCCGTTAATCGACTGGGTTTTCGGCAATTGGGTAGGACGGATCGCGATCATTTCTGCCACGCTTTCGCTTGTTTGGATGTGGTCGCTGCTTTACCAGGGCAAGCTTGCATTACTCCGGCCACTTGCCGGATTCCAGGTAACAATGATCTTATTGACAACCACTTACAAACATTTTCCCAACATTGTAATTCTCAAAGGAGGCGGTTATCTGTCGCTGCTCGAACACAGCGGACAGGAAAAAACAATGGAAGCGCTCGCCCTCGCATTGCTGATCGGAAGCGTATTCATTCTGCCCGCGCTCTTCTACTTAATTTACAGCTTTCAGAAAAAACCCTTGGAACATGTGGCTGAACATTAA
- a CDS encoding LytR/AlgR family response regulator transcription factor, which translates to MIKVLIVDDELTARNFLHRLIMDFVPEISEVRMARSAADARNILHDFEPDIAFIDIEMPYQNGFELLIKLKNPQFDVIFTTAHNRYAIQALRFSALDYLLKPIDPKELMGAMQRYLAKRSISPRRRKVYENFLHDAQKKEAKEFRLAVTSSKGAFFFSLCDVLRIESDRNYSVIHLTDRKKPFVATKTLKHYEEVLGRFNFIRVHKSHLVNAEHVMRISIGNDFLVLSDGTRIEISRRKREAVLNLLNVT; encoded by the coding sequence ATGATCAAAGTGTTAATTGTTGATGATGAACTAACTGCGCGGAATTTCCTGCACCGTCTGATTATGGACTTTGTTCCGGAAATTTCGGAGGTACGCATGGCGCGGTCTGCGGCAGATGCACGTAATATTCTGCATGACTTTGAGCCAGATATCGCATTTATAGACATTGAAATGCCTTACCAGAATGGGTTTGAACTTTTGATAAAGTTAAAAAATCCGCAGTTCGATGTCATATTTACCACCGCGCACAACCGGTATGCCATCCAGGCGCTTCGTTTCAGCGCATTGGATTATCTTCTCAAACCAATCGATCCGAAAGAGCTCATGGGAGCCATGCAACGCTATCTCGCCAAGCGTTCTATTTCACCACGAAGACGGAAAGTGTATGAAAACTTTCTTCACGATGCTCAGAAAAAGGAGGCGAAGGAGTTCAGGCTGGCAGTCACCTCTTCAAAAGGCGCTTTCTTTTTTTCACTTTGCGACGTCCTGCGCATTGAATCGGATCGAAATTATTCGGTTATCCACCTTACCGACAGGAAAAAACCTTTCGTGGCCACCAAGACGCTTAAACACTATGAAGAGGTCTTGGGACGTTTCAACTTTATCCGCGTTCACAAATCCCACCTGGTTAATGCTGAACACGTTATGCGTATTTCCATTGGCAACGATTTTCTTGTGCTTTCGGACGGGACCAGAATAGAGATCTCAAGAAGGAAAAGAGAAGCTGTTTTAAATTTGCTGAATGTTACTTAG
- the fucP gene encoding L-fucose:H+ symporter permease produces the protein MTDRKTRLAIILITSLFFLWGFALNLNPILIPHLKKACQLSDFQSALIDSASYIAYFLIALPAGLFMKRFGYKAGITLGLLLFAFGTFLFYPAAELRHFGFFLFALFVIASGLTLLETAANPYITVLGDSGSATQRLNFAQSFNGLAAFLAPLMGGTFILSGKTLSEQEQQSMSPEQLDSYLNAEASSVQLPFLVIGIVVLFVALMIWRTPLPEIKEEEETSGKVSGSIWDEKNLILGVIAQFFYVGAQVCISSFFIRFSDKVAGIDEKTAAYVLSGAFLSFMIGRFIGTYLMRFVAPPRLLALYSIINVGLLILAVLTEGMVAVYALVGVQFFMSIMFPTIFALSIRGLGEKTKIGSSLVIMSIVGGAIFPVIMGQVSDISSIQTAYIVPAVCFLVVLYFAIKNNSIKHVTLGASH, from the coding sequence ATGACCGATCGTAAAACGCGGCTGGCTATCATTCTGATCACTTCTTTGTTTTTTCTCTGGGGCTTTGCCCTCAATCTGAACCCAATCCTTATCCCGCATTTAAAGAAGGCATGCCAGCTAAGTGACTTTCAATCAGCCCTTATCGACTCGGCTTCTTATATCGCATATTTCCTGATTGCCCTGCCTGCCGGGCTTTTTATGAAAAGGTTTGGCTACAAAGCCGGGATCACATTAGGCCTGCTTCTATTTGCATTTGGCACATTCCTGTTCTATCCGGCAGCAGAATTAAGGCATTTTGGCTTTTTCCTGTTTGCATTGTTCGTCATCGCAAGCGGGTTAACATTACTTGAAACGGCGGCTAATCCGTACATTACTGTTCTCGGCGACAGCGGTTCCGCAACGCAACGCCTGAATTTTGCGCAGTCCTTCAATGGCTTGGCTGCTTTTTTAGCGCCGTTAATGGGTGGAACATTTATTCTTTCAGGAAAAACGCTTTCTGAACAGGAGCAACAATCTATGTCTCCGGAGCAGCTTGACAGTTACCTTAATGCAGAAGCTTCTTCCGTGCAACTGCCATTTTTGGTCATTGGGATTGTTGTTTTGTTTGTCGCCCTAATGATCTGGCGTACGCCGTTACCCGAAATCAAGGAAGAAGAAGAGACAAGCGGCAAAGTAAGTGGCTCGATTTGGGATGAGAAAAACCTCATTCTGGGCGTCATAGCGCAGTTTTTCTATGTCGGCGCCCAGGTTTGTATCAGCAGCTTTTTCATCCGTTTCTCGGATAAAGTGGCGGGGATTGATGAAAAAACTGCCGCTTATGTGCTGTCCGGGGCATTTCTCAGTTTTATGATCGGTCGGTTTATCGGCACTTACCTTATGCGCTTTGTGGCTCCCCCGCGTCTGCTGGCACTTTACAGCATTATCAATGTGGGATTACTGATTCTTGCAGTGCTTACCGAGGGCATGGTGGCCGTTTATGCTTTGGTAGGCGTTCAGTTTTTCATGTCCATCATGTTCCCGACAATTTTCGCACTCAGCATCCGCGGCTTGGGAGAAAAGACTAAAATTGGTTCTTCACTGGTCATTATGTCGATCGTTGGCGGGGCGATTTTTCCGGTTATTATGGGTCAGGTTTCAGATATTTCGTCTATTCAAACAGCCTATATCGTTCCGGCGGTCTGTTTCCTGGTGGTGCTCTATTTTGCAATTAAAAACAACTCAATTAAACATGTGACGCTGGGTGCTTCGCATTAA